In a genomic window of Leptospira hartskeerlii:
- a CDS encoding motility protein A, with protein sequence MRSAIFGLIAAFASVLLAILLEEAHFLSFLKLSALVLIVGGTAGATFASYTPEEFANLIIHLRESLFPKREFSLSDVFLDFAEKARKNGLLSLEDQLAGVPDAFLRKGIQLIVDGTDPRAVEEILFEAAEGLENKETRSAKILETAGGFSPTIGIIGTVMGLVSVLENLGAGTRALGEGIATAFIATFYGIAFANLAYFPLANRLRTWAFSRDRRRQAIIRGIISLQTGDNRRILVERMAPFL encoded by the coding sequence ATGCGTTCGGCTATCTTTGGTTTAATTGCCGCATTTGCTTCCGTTCTATTAGCCATCTTATTGGAAGAAGCGCATTTTCTTTCCTTTCTCAAACTATCAGCACTCGTATTGATCGTAGGCGGAACCGCAGGCGCGACATTCGCAAGCTACACTCCTGAAGAATTTGCAAATCTGATCATTCACTTGAGAGAATCTCTTTTTCCTAAGAGAGAATTTTCTCTTTCAGACGTCTTCTTGGACTTCGCGGAGAAGGCCCGCAAGAACGGATTACTATCGCTGGAAGACCAACTCGCAGGAGTGCCGGACGCTTTCTTGAGAAAAGGAATACAACTCATTGTAGATGGAACAGATCCAAGAGCTGTAGAAGAAATTTTATTCGAAGCAGCAGAAGGCCTGGAGAATAAGGAAACCCGCTCCGCAAAAATTTTAGAGACCGCCGGAGGATTTTCTCCTACGATCGGGATCATCGGAACTGTGATGGGACTCGTGAGCGTACTGGAAAATTTAGGCGCCGGGACAAGGGCGCTCGGAGAAGGGATCGCTACTGCATTTATCGCAACTTTCTACGGGATCGCATTCGCAAACTTAGCTTATTTTCCATTGGCAAACAGACTCAGGACCTGGGCATTTTCCAGGGACAGAAGAAGACAGGCAATTATCCGAGGAATTATTTCTCTGCAAACAGGAGACAACAGAAGGATCCTTGTAGAGAGAATGGCTCCGTTTTTGTAG